The segment AGAGACTGATAAAGGATGTGAAGAACTCGTTTTTAACCATCTCAAGCACCTCTTTCCCAATCACAAGGTCTCTGTTTGTATATCTTTTGTTAGCTTCTTCCTTTGCCTTGCCTTGCTGTGTATTGATCGTTTAGCATTTTGTAATGATGAATTAAGTTCATTGGAGAAGAGACAACAGCTGCAAATGGTGTGACTGAATTAACAGACGAACCTACTTGGATCGTTGATCCTCTTGATGGAACTACTAATTTCGTTCATGGGTGTGTTTTTTCGCTCGATTCCCACTTTGAATTTACTGTTTATTTCCCTCTGTGTATTagcaaaaaacaaaaccaaaatgttTGTTTCTGCAGGTTCCCTTTTGTCTGTGTTTCCATTGGCCTTACCATTGGGAAAGTCCCTGTCGTTGGCGTTGTCTATAATCCTATTATGGATGAGGTAAAAGACTACCCTCCTCTACTTTAACTGTATTTGTTCAATACCATTATAAATAAGATTCCTTGATTGATGCTGCTGTGGACATGGATATAGTCTCTCAATTGGTTTTACATAAATATCTAATTGTAAAAACAGCTATTCACCGGTGTCCAAGGGAAAGGAGCTTTCTTGAATGGAAAACCAATCAAAGGTAGGTTGGAACTTTATATACACACACCTTACAGTCTAAGAGATTTTGTTTGTCAATATatatgttctcttttttttttgcagtgtCAACTCAGAGTGAGCTTGTTACCGCTTTGCTCCTAGCAGAGGTAAAAATCTCTCTCCCTTGTTGTGTCATGCTAAGACTGTTCGCTCATCACTTTATATGAACACAGGCGGGCACTAAGCGAGATAAAGCTACATTAGACGATGCTACCAACCGGATCAACAGTCTGCTAACCAAGGTGAATATTCATTTGAGGGAAAACTCCATTATTTTAGATCCAACCTctgccaaaaaaaataaatcattgaCTCTTGTCTTCCGTTTGATTCATCAGGTTAGGTCTCTGAGGATGGGTGGCTCGTGCGCACTGGACCTCTGCGGTGTCGCTTGTGGAAGGGGAGACATCTTCTATGAAATCGGTTTCGGCGGTCCAtggtaaattattattatttttgcttAGAAGAATAATACACAAACAAGACTTAATCTAAAATGGCATATTATATATCAATTCACAGGGACATTGCAGCTGGAATTGTGATTGTTAGAGAAGCTGGTGGACTTATCTTTGATCCGtaagaatttatttatttttaaagataaaagCTAATACACACACTATGCAACGACGGACCAAgcttttaaattgttttttttttgttttgtatgttgTGTAATATGGTCAGATCCGGTAAAGAGTTGGACATCACATCGCAGAGAATTGCGGCGTCAAATGCTTCACTCAAGGAGTTGTTCGTGGAGGCGTTGCGGCTTACAAATGTGTGAAAAGTTATTCTATTCTTTGCTTATGGTCACACCTTATGAACCATATATGATTCATGTGACAAACTAAAgcatttctttttttgaactATGTCCACAACCAACTGAATTTTTTCTTGAGGTTATATATCTCCTTTTTTATGATCAATCTAAAGCTCTATATATTTGGTACCGATACTGTACATTTcggttttttattatttattattatttttaagatagtACAAAACTTGTAATAGGTTGtcttcacaaaaaaaatcatgtttaatTCTGAGTACTATTGTACTAATATAAGTTGTGATTAAGCGGACAAGTTTAAGGCCTTATTGTCAATAGTCCATACTTAAGTACACCTGAGAGACAAGAGATGGCGAGCCAGGCCCAGAATCAGCCCAAAGGCCCCATGTCCAAATCCTGTCGGATCGTCATCCCGACCCGTAAAAAGAGAATTGAATTGCGGAGAGGAGGAACAAAGGAAGGAAGGATAGTGATTCTGATTCTCACGGACGTTCTAGGTTTCGGTGAAATCTTCCTACTGGTTGGTTTGTGTGTGAGGATTCCTCAGATCTTCGCAGGTGTGATGGATGCTCAGGCGAAGAAGAAGGCGCTGTTCCGATCTAAGCTCAACGCCAAGAAAAAAGACTCCCGCATCGATTCTCCTCTCGTTAGGTTAACCCTTCTCTCTTCGTTACTTCATGTCAAACAAtaagatacatttttttaatggGGATTGGATTTGCAGGTACAACGAATCAGATCAGCCTGTGTGTCGAGTGTGCAATATCGTGTTGAAGTCCGAATCACTCTGGGATGTCCACCAAGCTTCTCGTAAGCATCACGAGGTAATCTTTATATCTTAATTAGTTAAGACTTAAGACTCATGCTCTTATTATTATATGGATTGATTTGCTGCTGAATTAGTGGTGTGTGTGACTTTGTAACTTATAGTCCTTAGCTTTAGTGAGTGTCTCtgtttaatgtttcttttttttttttttgcaactcaAAATGTTGGGACAGGCTATCGATAATTTAAAGGCTAGTGCAGCAGCTGGAACTCAACGCGGGAGCAAACCTGCTGAAACCAAGCCAACCAAACCTGATATATCATCCAAATCTCAGACATCATCATCTGGTTCTGGTCTCCCTCCAAATTTCTTCGAGTCTTCTATTAAACATCCTGGTAAAATAtgactaataaaatttatatcgAATACATGTCTTAGTAGATAAGACTAATCTGTTTTAAAGTTGTTATTTTATCTCCATGGCATACTAAAATGTATAAAGCTTACGTGTTTGAAGTATCCGTTATTGTTTAAGCTTATTATTATGTGTTCATAATTTGCAGAAGTTGAATCTTCAAAACCTAAGAACGTAGTACAGCAACCAAAGCAGATTATAGGTTCGGAAATAAATAAGACAAAAGGACCTCTTCCAGAAGGGTTCTTTGATAATCAGAAGATTGATGATTCTTCGGATAACAAAACCAACAGTGAGCCTAAACAGAGTCTGACACAGACCACGGGTACTGTGGTGAAAGGAGCTCTTCCCACTGGTTTTTTCGATAATAAGGAAGCTGACCTGCTTGCCCGTGGAATTAAGCTCGTCAAACCAGATATTAAGTGAGTTTCTTATGTGCTTGTCCTCCTTTATTATCTAAAATCAAGTGTTGGAACCTCACTGTTGTGTTTTTTCAGTTACTCTTTACATTCTCAGCTTGAGTTCCAGTGGGGTCATGATCTTTATGTGCTTGTCCTCCTTTGTTATCTAAAAAGTCTTGAGTAAAGCGTTCTCTTGGTGAACTTATATAAACATGGATTTGTTTTTGCAGGGACGAATATAAAGAATTTGAGAAGTTGATACAAGAAGATCTGCAAGTAGTGGATAGTCgcatggaagaagaagaggtctGATAACTCTCATGTCAACACAATTGTTTGATCTCATCATTTAAGCTCTGTTTATTAGCTTAAATATTTTGCTTTGCACTCTTATTTTCAGGTTGATGCTGCGGAAACtatagaagaggaagaacaacGAGAGCAGAGGTAAAGTTGAGACACAAGTTTGTTGTAGCATGAATACGAA is part of the Raphanus sativus cultivar WK10039 chromosome 5, ASM80110v3, whole genome shotgun sequence genome and harbors:
- the LOC108835903 gene encoding inositol-phosphate phosphatase, which translates into the protein MAENGSLDQFLSAAVDAAQKAGQVIRKGFYETKHVEHKGQVDLVTETDKGCEELVFNHLKHLFPNHKFIGEETTAANGVTELTDEPTWIVDPLDGTTNFVHGFPFVCVSIGLTIGKVPVVGVVYNPIMDELFTGVQGKGAFLNGKPIKVSTQSELVTALLLAEAGTKRDKATLDDATNRINSLLTKVRSLRMGGSCALDLCGVACGRGDIFYEIGFGGPWDIAAGIVIVREAGGLIFDPSGKELDITSQRIAASNASLKELFVEALRLTNV
- the LOC130495032 gene encoding protein ABA AND ROS SENSITIVE 1-like; protein product: MASQAQNQPKGPMSKSCRIVIPTRKKRIELRRGGTKEGRIVILILTDVLGFGEIFLLVGLCVRIPQIFAGVMDAQAKKKALFRSKLNAKKKDSRIDSPLVRYNESDQPVCRVCNIVLKSESLWDVHQASRKHHEAIDNLKASAAAGTQRGSKPAETKPTKPDISSKSQTSSSGSGLPPNFFESSIKHPEVESSKPKNVVQQPKQIIGSEINKTKGPLPEGFFDNQKIDDSSDNKTNSEPKQSLTQTTGTVVKGALPTGFFDNKEADLLARGIKLVKPDIKDEYKEFEKLIQEDLQVVDSRMEEEEVDAAETIEEEEQREQRSYKEKVELLKKRKMELKAARLAKRSKTSEGSVKKPKKTEEESPSDEDDEESAVDWRAQHV